The genomic stretch CATAGCCGAGGGCGGACAGGAGCAGGACGGCGCCGGCAATTTTTGCGATCTTCTTCTTCATTGGGCCGCTCCCTTTTCAGCGATCACTTGAATGGCGTCGCCGTCTTGCAAGTCTTCTTGACCGACAGTGATGATTTTTTCTCCGCCCTTGAGCCCGCTCAGGATCTCTATATTGCTGCCGTCGGAGCGGCCGGTCAGCACGGGGCGGCTGGTGACGGTGGAACCGTCGGTAACCATGATGACGCGCTCGCTGCCCCGTTTGACGACGGCGTCTTTCGGGACGACGATCGGGGACTGCGCCTGCCCATCCGGCAGAGTGACCTCAGCGTACATGCCCGATTTCCAGCGCCCCGACTGGGGCAGGCGCAGCTTGACAGGGTACTCTTTGCTGGCACTGTTGGCGATGGGGCTGACGGCGATCACCTTGGCCTCAAAGACCTCTGAAGAAACCTGTTCGATGCGCACTTTCATCGTCTGACCGACCTGGATCTGCTTGATATACTCCTCAGGAACGCTCGCTTCCACCACCGGTTCGCTGCTGACGATGGTCAGCAGCGTGTTGGCCGCAGGCGCTGTAGCCGCCATCTCCCCTTCATGGGCCAGCTTGGAGGCGATGCGGCCGTTGACGGGAGCGGTGATCACCGTCGCCTCGACGTTCAGCCGCGCCTGATCGACGACGGCGCTCATCTGGTCCACGGCGGCTCGTAAGCTCTCCAGCGTCTGGGCGGTGGCGCCTTCGAGCAACTGGCTCTGTTGCTGCAGCAGCTGTTCATAAGTGGTCTGGGCCTGTATCAGGGCCAGTTGGGCTGACTCGAGTTGTTGTTTCGAGGCTGCACCGGCGTCAAAGAGCGACTGCGTCCGTTCCATCGTCTTTTTGGCGATGTCCAGGGAGGCCGCCGCAGCAGTGACCTTTTGTTCCATCTGCTGCCGCTCCTGCGGCCGCGCGCCCTTTTCCGCGTCAGCCAGCCGCGCTCGGGCGGCCCTCAGGTTCGCTTCTGCCTGGGCGAGGGCGACGCGGTAGTCGCGGTCATCCAGTTGAATCAGCGGCTGACCGGCCGTGACTTCTTGTCCCACATCGACGAGGACCTTGACGATCCTGGCGTTGAGCTTGCTCATGACAGCCGATTCCGTTTCCCCCATGACCCGTCCGGCTACCACACGGGCCTTGTTGAGTCCCTGTTCCCCCACTGTTTCGACGACCACTTTATGTACCTTCGGATCGGGAGCTGCGCCGCCGCTGCAACCGGTCAGGGTGATCGCTGTCGCGACGACGCACCCCAGGGCGA from Heliomicrobium modesticaldum Ice1 encodes the following:
- a CDS encoding efflux RND transporter periplasmic adaptor subunit, whose protein sequence is MPNQQIHRKIGVKAIALGCVVATAITLTGCSGGAAPDPKVHKVVVETVGEQGLNKARVVAGRVMGETESAVMSKLNARIVKVLVDVGQEVTAGQPLIQLDDRDYRVALAQAEANLRAARARLADAEKGARPQERQQMEQKVTAAAASLDIAKKTMERTQSLFDAGAASKQQLESAQLALIQAQTTYEQLLQQQSQLLEGATAQTLESLRAAVDQMSAVVDQARLNVEATVITAPVNGRIASKLAHEGEMAATAPAANTLLTIVSSEPVVEASVPEEYIKQIQVGQTMKVRIEQVSSEVFEAKVIAVSPIANSASKEYPVKLRLPQSGRWKSGMYAEVTLPDGQAQSPIVVPKDAVVKRGSERVIMVTDGSTVTSRPVLTGRSDGSNIEILSGLKGGEKIITVGQEDLQDGDAIQVIAEKGAAQ